One region of Citrus sinensis cultivar Valencia sweet orange chromosome 6, DVS_A1.0, whole genome shotgun sequence genomic DNA includes:
- the LOC102620568 gene encoding AP2-like ethylene-responsive transcription factor BBM1, protein MNNWLGFSLSPQEQLPSSQTDHHHHHQDHSQDSVSHRLGFNSDELSGAVVSGDCFDLTSADSTTASFSILEAFNRNNNHSQEWNMKGLGMNTDAMLMATSCNDQNQEPKLENFLDGHSFSNHEQKLHGCTSVYDTPTASTVTGDYMFQNCSLQLPLDENNNNNARTSNNGGENSNNNNSSIGLSMIKTWLRNQPAPATGPAPAPAQAEAVSMNGSGGSSAQSLSLSMSTGSQPGSTLPLLNANGGLNGVESSCSDNNKQQKTTAGTATAGIDLESQTGAIEAVPRKSIDTFGQRTSIYRGVTRHRWTGRYEAHLWDNSCRREGQTRKGRQVYLGGYDKEEKAARAYDLAALKYWGTTTTTNFPISNYEKEVEEMKHMTRQEYVASLRRKSSGFSRGASIYRGVTRHHQHGRWQARIGRVAGNKDLYLGTFSTQEEAAEAYDIAAIKFRGLNAVTNFDMTRYDVNSILESSTLPIGGAAKRLKDAEQAAEMTIDRPTVVADDENMSSQLTADHGWPAIAAFQQAQAHHHHQHQPYSSLQPFGYGQRIWCKQEQDEFNHQLQLGSNNSNAHNFFQPSVMHNLMNMESSSLEHSCTSNNSVIYNNGDHTNGSYQVGYGSNNNNNNGGFVIPMGTVIASNNDHGFGESDHQAAAKALAFENMFSSSTSSSDPYQARNLYYLPQQQSSASLVKAAGAYDNWVPTAVPTLAQRSGNIALCHGAPTFTVWNDT, encoded by the exons ATGAATAACTGGTTAggtttctctctttctcctcAAGAACAACTTCCTTCCTCACAAACtgatcatcaccatcatcatcaagatCACTCTCAAGACTCAGTCTCTCATCGCCTTGGTTTCAACTCCGATGAACTCTCCGGCGCCGTCGTCTCCGGTGACTGCTTTGATCTCACCTCTGCTGACTCCACTACTGCCTCCTTTAGCATCCTTGAAGCCTTCAACAGAAACAACAATCACTCCCAAG AATGGAATATGAAGGGTTTAGGCATGAACACAGACGCTATGCTAATGGCGACTTCATGCAATGATCAAAATCAAGAACCAAAGCTCGAAAACTTCCTCGACGGCCACTCGTTCTCCAATCATGAACAGAAACTCCATGGCTGCACCTCCGTTTACGACACCCCCACGGCCAGCACCGTCACCGGAGACTACATGTTTCAAAACTGTTCTCTACAACTTCCCTTAGATGagaacaacaataacaatgcAAGAACCAGCAACAACGGAGGCGaaaacagcaacaacaacaatagtTCCATTGGGTTATCGATGATCAAAACTTGGCTACGAAACCAGCCTGCACCAGCAACGGGACCGGCACCAGCACCGGCCCAAGCCGAGGCCGTGAGCATGAATGGCAGTGGTGGCAGTAGTGCACAGAGTTTATCACTTTCTATGAGCACTGGTTCACAGCCTGGCTCAACCTTGCCGCTTCTCAATGCAAATGGAGGCTTAAATGGGGTAGAAAGTTCTTGTTCTGATAACAATAAGCAGCAAAAGACGACGGCGGGGACAGCAACGGCAGGAATTGACCTTGAAAGCCAAACCGGGGCCATTGAAGCGGTGCCAAGGAAGTCTATTGACACTTTTGGACAGAGAACTTCTATTTACCGTGGTGTCACAAG GCATAGGTGGACTGGTAGATACGAGGCTCATTTATGGGACAATAGTTGCAGAAGAGAAGGACAAACTCGAAAGGGAAGACAAG TTTATCTGG GAGGGTatgacaaagaagaaaaggctGCAAGAGCTTATGATTTAGCAGCGTTGAAATATTGGGGTACCACTACCACTACTAATTTCCCT attagCAATTACGAGAAAGAGGTAGAAGAAATGAAGCACATGACCAGGCAAGAGTATGTTGCTTCACTAAGAAG GAAAAGTAGTGGATTTTCTCGGGGTGCGTCCATTTACCGCGGCGTAACAag GCATCATCAGCATGGTAGATGGCAAGCAAGAATTGGAAGAGTTGCAGGGAACAAAGACCTTTACTTGGGAACTTTCA GCACACAGGAAGAAGCAGCAGAGGCCTATGACATAGCAGCAATTAAATTCCGAGGACTAAATGCGGTAACAAATTTTGACATGACCAGATATGATGTGAACAGCATTCTTGAGAGCAGCACATTACCCATCGGAGGAGCTGCAAAGCGCCTGAAAGATGCTGAACAGGCAGCTGAAATGACAATCGATAGACCGACGGTGGTGGCCGATGATGAAAACATGAGCTCACAACTAACAGCTGATCATGGCTGGCCTGCAATTGCAGCATTCCAACAAGCACaagctcatcatcatcatcagcatcAGCCATATAGCAGCTTGCAGCCTTTTGGATACGGTCAAAGAATTTGGTGCAAGCAAGAACAAGATGAGTTTAATCATCAGCTTCAATTGGGAAGCAACAACAGCAATGCCCACAATTTCTTTCAGCCTTCAGTGATGCATAATTTGATGAACATGGAGTCATCTTCATTGGAACACAGCTGTACTTCTAACAACTCTGTCATATACAACAACGGAGATCATACCAATGGCAGCTATCAAGTTGGATATGgaagcaacaacaacaacaacaatggtGGATTTGTGATTCCAATGGGGACAGTAATTGCTAGTAACAATGATCATGGGTTTGGAGAAAGTGATCATCAAGCTGCTGCCAAAGCACTTGCTTTTGAAAACATGttttcatcatcaacatcttcTTCAGATCCTTATCAAGCTAGAAACTTGTATTATCTTCCTCAGCAACAATCATCAGCAAGTTTGGTGAAAGCTGCTGGTGCTTATGATAATTGGGTGCCCACTGCTGTGCCAACTCTTGCTCAAAGGTCAGGCAATATAGCACTTTGCCATGGAGCTCCAACTTTCACTGTGTGGAATGATACATAA